A single Drechmeria coniospora strain ARSEF 6962 chromosome 03, whole genome shotgun sequence DNA region contains:
- a CDS encoding DNA-binding protein — MKDQHTVVEEFHELVNMTASELETWLQSNQSQAAGWFKNEGHGESVGHESGGHILDILKSNPQKKAENYSEEQVQHMRKVVSYCKRHLAREARGHGGKSAAEVKKTKSYASLKNWGHDLLKKRKASKGATDNGNDRSDGGQEHTGDKRKAPSDSTKESKKRETEQGKAGDGKAGTEGAEEPSEDSAESESESNGKGTSKNQDGKDEEEESRSDSSVDRPANGPEVGETVSWNWGSGEAHGRVLHVKEEKTTITTKNGNRVSRSGDAEDPAVVLDTGRSKAVKSAHELH, encoded by the exons ATGAAGGACCAACACACAGTCGTTGAAGAGTTCCATGAACTTGTCAACATGACAGCGTCGGAGCTCGAAACGTGGCTCCAGTCGAACCAATCGCAGGCGGCCGGCTGGTTCAAGAACGAGGGCCATGGCGAATCCGTCGGCCACGAGAGCGGCGGTCACATTCTCGACATCCTCAAGTCGAACCCCCAAAAGAAGGCGGAGAATTACAGCGAGGAGCAGGTGCAGCATATGCGAAAGGTCGTGTCGTACTG CAAGAGACACCTTGCACGGGAGGCAAGAGGCCACGGTGGAaagtcggccgccgaggtcaAAAAGACCAAGTCTTATGCCTCGCTGAAGAACTGGGGACATGACCTCCTCAAGAAGAGAAAGGCGTCCAAGGGTGCGACGGACAATGGAAACGACAGGTCGGATGGTGGCCAAGAGCACACGGGGGATAAGAGAAAGGCGCCGAGCGACTCTACCAAGGAAAGCAAGAAGCGGGAGACGGAGCAGGGCAaggctggcgacggcaaagCTGGGACCGAGGGTGCCGAGGAACCCTCCGAAGACAGTGCTGAATCCGAGTCCGAGTCAAACGGAAAGGGGACGAGCAAGAACCAAGACGGCaaggatgaggaggaagagTCGAGAAGCGACTCGAGCGTGGACAGGCCAGCCAACGGCCCCGAGGTCGGCGAAACCGTGAGCTGGAACTGGGGCAGCGGCGAGGCACATGGAAGAGTGCTGCATGTCAAGGAAGAAAA GACGACGATTACAACAAAGAATGGGAACCGCGTGAGCCGCTCTGGTGACGCCGAGGATCCGGCCGTTGTGCTCGACACGGGGAGGTCCAAGGCCGTCAAGTCCGCCCACGAGCTCCACTAG